A genomic region of Peromyscus eremicus chromosome 19, PerEre_H2_v1, whole genome shotgun sequence contains the following coding sequences:
- the Paip2 gene encoding polyadenylate-binding protein-interacting protein 2, whose amino-acid sequence MKDPSRSSTSPSIINEDVIINGHSHEDDNPFAEYMWMENEEEFNRQIEEELWEEEFIERCFQEMLEEEEEHEWFIPARDLPQTMDQIQDQFNDLVISDGSSLEDLVVKSNLNPNAKEFVPGVKY is encoded by the exons ATGAAAGATCCAAGTCGCAGCAGTACTAGCCCAAGCATCATCAATGAAGATGTGATTATTAACGGTCATTCTCATGAAGATGATAATCCATTTGCAGAGTACATGTGGATGGAAAACGAAGAGGAATTCAACAGACAA ATAGAAGAGGAGTTGTGGGAAGAAGAATTTATTGAACGTTGTTTCCAAGAAAtgctggaagaggaagaagaacatGAATGGTTTATTCCAGCTCGAGATCTCCCACAAACTATGGACCAAATCCAAGACCAGTTTAATGACCTTGTTATCAGTGATGGCTCTTCTCTGGAAGATCTTGTG GTCAAGAGCAATCTGAATCCAAATGCAAAGGAGTTTGTTCCTGGGGTGAAGTACTAA